One stretch of Chitinophaga pendula DNA includes these proteins:
- a CDS encoding LexA family protein gives MMPLPVQDYFEEEVDVANLLGVSPQQVFRFEMTGPSMEEANIPNGAILIIDRTVKPNHGDIILATLNGEYTVRRLVKIHAGWVLHPENHAYTPHLIREGDEFEVWGVVKTVVIRLK, from the coding sequence ATGATGCCGTTACCCGTTCAGGACTACTTCGAAGAAGAAGTAGACGTTGCCAACCTGTTAGGAGTCTCCCCCCAGCAAGTATTTCGGTTCGAAATGACCGGTCCCAGTATGGAAGAAGCCAATATACCCAATGGCGCCATCCTCATCATCGATCGTACCGTCAAACCCAATCATGGCGATATCATACTGGCCACACTCAATGGCGAATATACTGTCCGCCGCCTCGTAAAGATCCATGCCGGCTGGGTACTGCATCCCGAAAACCATGCCTATACCCCACACCTCATTCGGGAAGGAGATGAATTCGAAGTATGGGGCGTCGTTAAAACAGTGGTCATCAGACTGAAGTGA
- a CDS encoding helix-turn-helix domain-containing protein, protein MQKSNEQGIMQQITYSCYYTTSRVGEQFVADHVLTYVVSGTLRVNDGDQESYIGAGEFRFARRNRLGKFVKLPPEGGGAFKSISVHLRQEALRNFSMEYGYAATQRVGTDEVIDLPATPALQHYIKSLEPYMAQPDGWSEGLLSLKVNEAILLLINTAPRLRDVLFDFTTPGKIDLEAFMQQRFRFNVDLKRFAYLTGRSLATFKRDFEKIFHTSPSRWLQQRRLQEARYLIKEKGMRPSDVYLEVGFENFSHFSYAFKQYFGHNPSSLLMPPGHMDHLITSV, encoded by the coding sequence ATGCAGAAGTCTAATGAGCAAGGTATTATGCAACAGATCACTTATTCCTGCTATTATACCACGAGCCGGGTTGGGGAGCAATTTGTTGCGGATCATGTATTAACCTATGTGGTATCGGGGACGTTACGCGTGAATGACGGCGACCAGGAGTCTTATATAGGGGCAGGTGAGTTCCGGTTTGCCAGGCGGAACCGGTTGGGTAAGTTTGTGAAGTTACCACCGGAGGGCGGGGGTGCGTTCAAGTCGATCTCGGTGCATTTAAGGCAGGAGGCTTTACGGAATTTCAGTATGGAGTATGGTTACGCGGCTACGCAGCGGGTAGGTACGGATGAGGTGATCGACCTCCCTGCGACGCCGGCGTTACAGCATTATATTAAGTCTTTGGAGCCCTATATGGCCCAGCCTGACGGCTGGAGTGAGGGCTTACTATCGTTGAAGGTGAATGAGGCGATCTTGTTGCTGATCAATACGGCGCCCCGTTTGAGGGATGTGCTGTTTGATTTTACGACGCCGGGCAAGATCGACCTGGAGGCATTTATGCAGCAGCGATTTCGTTTCAATGTGGACCTGAAGCGATTTGCGTATCTGACCGGGCGTAGTCTGGCTACGTTTAAGCGGGATTTTGAGAAGATCTTTCACACCTCTCCCAGCCGGTGGTTGCAGCAGCGGCGGTTACAGGAGGCGCGTTACCTGATCAAGGAGAAGGGCATGCGGCCGTCGGATGTATATCTCGAGGTGGGGTTTGAGAATTTTTCGCATTTCTCTTATGCTTTCAAGCAGTATTTCGGCCACAATCCTTCCAGTCTGTTGATGCCGCCTGGTCATATGGATCATCTGATCACTTCAGTCTGA
- a CDS encoding glucoamylase family protein codes for MKQMKGLSLVLLVVLMTGTQLLGQSQKTTPQQLSDTALLTLVQHRTFDYFWKFAHPVSGLAPERTTTPDTVTIGGSGFGVMALLVGIERGFITREEGLQRMLKIVNFLVRADHYHGIWPHWMNGSTGKTIPFSRKDDGGDLVESAFMFQGLLCVRQYFDGNDPKEKELRDKIGWLWNDAEWNWYTRDGQDVLYWHWSPNNGWSMNHPIRGYNECLITYILAAASPKYPISPRVYHQGWAQSSHFNNGKEYYGIKLPLGFDYGGPLFFTHYSFLGLDPRGLKDRYADYWEQNKNHVLINRQYCIDNPKKFKGYSADAWGLTASDSKSFYDAHSPTNDLGVITPTAALSSFPYTPKYSMQALKYFYYKLGDKIWKEYGFTDAYSETDQWYDYQYLAIDQGPIVVMIENYRTGLLWKLFMSCPEIQQSLNTLGFKRDTPPANK; via the coding sequence ATGAAACAGATGAAAGGACTGAGCTTAGTACTTTTGGTGGTCTTAATGACCGGAACACAGCTGCTGGGACAATCACAAAAAACAACACCACAACAGCTGAGCGATACCGCATTACTGACACTGGTGCAACATCGCACCTTCGACTATTTCTGGAAATTCGCACACCCCGTATCCGGTCTCGCCCCCGAACGTACCACCACCCCCGATACCGTCACCATAGGTGGCTCCGGATTCGGCGTAATGGCGCTACTCGTAGGAATAGAAAGAGGATTTATCACTCGCGAAGAAGGACTGCAACGAATGCTCAAAATAGTCAACTTCCTCGTCAGAGCCGATCACTATCACGGCATATGGCCGCATTGGATGAATGGCTCCACCGGCAAAACCATCCCATTCAGCCGTAAAGACGATGGCGGCGATCTCGTAGAATCCGCTTTCATGTTCCAAGGACTCCTCTGCGTACGCCAATACTTCGATGGCAACGACCCTAAAGAAAAAGAACTGCGCGATAAAATCGGCTGGCTCTGGAACGACGCAGAATGGAACTGGTACACCCGCGACGGACAAGATGTCCTCTACTGGCACTGGTCCCCCAACAATGGCTGGTCCATGAACCATCCCATCCGCGGCTATAATGAATGCCTCATCACCTACATACTGGCAGCTGCCTCCCCCAAATATCCCATCTCCCCCCGCGTATACCACCAGGGATGGGCACAAAGCAGCCACTTCAATAATGGAAAAGAATACTACGGCATCAAACTGCCCCTCGGATTCGACTACGGCGGCCCTCTGTTCTTTACACACTACTCCTTCCTCGGCCTCGACCCAAGAGGACTGAAAGACAGGTACGCCGATTACTGGGAACAAAACAAAAATCACGTACTCATCAATAGACAATACTGTATCGACAACCCTAAAAAATTCAAAGGGTACAGCGCCGACGCATGGGGCCTCACCGCCAGCGACAGCAAAAGTTTCTACGACGCACATTCCCCCACCAACGACCTGGGCGTCATCACACCCACCGCCGCATTATCCTCCTTCCCATATACACCTAAATACTCCATGCAGGCACTGAAGTATTTCTATTACAAACTGGGCGACAAGATTTGGAAAGAATATGGCTTCACAGATGCTTATAGCGAAACCGATCAATGGTATGATTATCAATACCTCGCCATCGACCAGGGCCCTATCGTCGTCATGATAGAAAACTATCGCACCGGCCTCCTCTGGAAACTATTCATGTCCTGCCCCGAAATACAACAGTCACTCAATACATTAGGCTTCAAAAGAGATACGCCGCCCGCTAATAAATAA